The stretch of DNA gaaaaaatatgaataattggGTTCAAAATGGGATGTAAGAAATGAgtttacattttttcatatgaTTGGTTATAACTTTCTTTGAATTGGGATAGAGTATAGGATATCCAAGTTTACAAGGAAATGATGAATTGTAAGACCATTATGAAACTCAGCTTATATGGAGCCAGAGATCATGACACAGGTctggaatgaaaataaaaatataggaatcAGGATGTGGACAGGATTTAAAGCATAATCTTTTCCCCACCAATAActtggaaaagaagagaagaatgttcTGGCCAGAACACTAGGAATAAGGCATCTTTAGCTCAGAGGAGTAGAAGAAACCAAGTAAAGAGAAGCAGTCAGAGATACATTCTTTTTTAGTGAATGAATTATCTTGTATAAAACCATTAACGATTTCTCTGAAGGATAAATACTCAATACTAAGAGTATTCATGAACCTTCccctaaattttataaatactttaGTTATAGCAATGAAATCAGTAGTTTCAGGTTCCAGAGTAAGCTCTACCCATGCTTTCTCATCAACTTACTGTGTTTCTCAACAATATCCTATAAAGTTGAGATTTTCCTTGGTCAAGCATTCCCCTCCTTATTTTATATCGTCCATACTTAACACAACCtttgaaatgtttcttttgtGCCATTTCTTTCAAAGCTTAAGATTCTCAGGCTAAGGCCAGAAAGTCTTCCCAACTGTGTTTAATTGTGCTTTCAGTTAAATTTGTACTTACAGGAAGTTGCGaatgttacatttaaaaaacattcacaGAAGAatgcaaggaaaaaagaagagtatATAGCCCTCTGCTACAATCCTGGTCacaggaaaaactgaaagtaaCAACCAAACCAGTTTAATTGGTAGCAGTTGATAGATTACCAGGCATTTCTAATCAGTACCAGACTACTGTGGGAAATTAATCAGGAAAGCTGCTATTTTGGCTTCTCCTGGGATACATGTCTGTATGTTGAATGCTCCCTGAATGAATGGAGTTACATTTTAACTACGGGTTCAGTCAAATCATCTTCCTGTCATTCTGAATTTGAAACTAGTTCCTATAGCCACGTATCCTTTTGTTTCCCTTCAAAAATTGGATTCTGGTCTGTTACTGTTTTAAGTGACCCTTTTCACAACTATTGTAGGCTTATATCTGGACCTTTTCACTATTGTCAATAACAACACCAGCACCAGCAACTAAGTCCAGAGCACACATTGTAAAGCAGGACTAATTACCTATGGTAATAATAGATGGGGATTTAAAAGTGAAGAACTGAGGAAATATTAATGACATATCCTGTTCCTGAGATGAATCCAGAACTTTGAAATATTGGCACTGTTTTGGATGGATTGTGCCATTTTATGCCAGAGATCTGTTAAAGTGCATATAGCTTCTTGAAtgctcagaatttcttttctctctctttaataACTAAACCTAGTGAAGGATAAATAATGGCTATTTTGTGGTTCCAAATGTGAACATGAGCATGGCGTGGCCATATCCCTAAGGAGCTCTTGAAGGAGGCTTTCTGTGCCAGGAGCCTCTCACACCAGTATGGGTCCTGTGGACACATCTCAAACATCGGAATCAGAACTGAGAGAATCACAAAATTTGGCTCTGTAGGCTGCCACCCTGCATCTGTAATGCCAATGGATGCACAGATTTCCTGAATTCAAATCAATGGCCTGGTTACACACGCTTACCAAAGACTTCTTCATCTAAGTCTGTCTTGAATCTTTTAGATACACATGTTGACTGACAGGAATCCTACTAACTCATGCACTTAAAGTTTGAGTGTCTTCTTTGTTGGATTCCCTATTCTATTAATTAACTCAAAAGctttattatgttttcttttagctgTCATTGTGAACAGTAACAAAAGACTCTAAGAATTAGGCCTATGACACTTTATATTAATATGGCAATGTAATAATACACTAAGTTCCACATTGGTTACTTTCCCTCAAtagtaaattaaatataaaaatcattatataaacaaggaatattaaaatacaagtgcagggagaagagaaaactctgaaagaagaaTTACTATCAAATGAGCTCAGACTTGATCTAGAACAGAGGCTGAATCAGAGAATTTTTCCTTTGAGGGGTTAATCTTTCATTCTTGTAATGAATGAGTAATTCCAAGTTTACTTAATGACTTGTATGATTAATCATACTTACCAATCATCACCACGATCCCTCATTAAACAAAatgaagtaagaaaaagaaattcaagcaaCCTACAAATAAACCCTCTAGTGGATTTAGTGCTACATGCACTCACaccattatttatttcttaaccCCTGACACACTCGTGCACATCATAAACAGGTAGTGAAATCTGATGAACTGAACTAACCAACAGTAAAGAGAACAGAATTACCTTACCTCACATCGGACTTCCTTGATGGGAGCCATGGATGTGCACTAAGGTTTTCAAAGCACTATGTTTATgtagaggaataaaaataataaataagcccTCTTAACTCAAAATACAAACATGAATACTCCACCCACTTCCTGGCACCCAGTATTTCCACAGTACTCTTGAGGTTGGCAGCTGGTTGGCCAttcccaccatgcccagtgttTCAAGGTGACCAGGGCATGGCCTGACAGTGTGCTATCAATGCCTCTGGTGGCAAAGCACAGGCACTTCAAAGAGCCATTTGTACTACAGATTACCAGCAATATGGCACTGTGTGCTGCATGTGGTGGTGGTAGGGGAGAAGATGCCTAGCTGTGTTTAGCAAAATGAAGCATATTTAGTCACAGAAAGATACTTAAGAACACCTAGACTAGATGCATAGTTAAGCAAattaaatattatctttttaatttttaaaggatgcATTTGGCACCCAGACTGCACCAAAAGCCAAAACTTGAAAAGACCATTGCCTATCTTGCCTTTTCCCCTGTTGACAGGCTGTTGTCTGAACAATGAATCTGGCAAATATAAAGTGAAAAGCACTCTAGGAGAAGCATCTTAAGGAGTGGTCCCTGGTCCGCAGGACAGCAGTAACCACTGCCCATTCCCCCACCTTTTGCACCTGTAGTGTGGACCTTACCAAAGTGCAGTGGCTTTGAGAGTCCTCTAGCCATCGAATCTCAAGATCCACCACAAAGAACCACCTAAGTACTTACTTTTGCTGAatattttccaaaggaaaattacccggcagaggaaatgaaagacatTAACAAACAGACCCGTCTCTGGACTCTGATACCAAACCCGAGCTCGGCAGGGCCGGGCATCTGGCGGCTGAAAGCGCGCAGGCACAGCCCACAAACCTGGACCTCAGAAAGATGTTTCTGCGAATGAATGGGTCTTTCTGTTCCCTGGAGGAGGGCGCATTACAGATCCTCTCCCAGTCAGAACTCCAACAATTTGCCCATCATCCCCACACCTCGCACTCAGCTGGGGAACACAGGATTCCTGCGTCTCAGACCTGGGAAAAGGGAAAGGTCGCTGGTGCAGTTACTTACAGGGTATTGGGGGAACTCGGGAACCACCGCCCAGGAACGCAAGTGTTCAGTGCCAGGAGAAACTTCTCTGAATTTGGAGCCACCCGAAATCAGGTGAAAAGACTCGTGAACGCAGAAAGCCAGCAGTCAGAGTTCACGTGGCGAGCCCTTGGAGAAAGGACAGATAACCCtagaaattcagaaaaagaaataagcgcaaaacaaatacaagaacGAGCACACACATCACAAAAGCCAGTTTCTGCCTGgcagcgagggggtagggggggaaagggaggggacggggccggtaagagagggggcgggggtaagggggaagaaatgacccaaacattgtatgcacatataaataaaaaaataaaataaaataaaagccaaccGAAATGCACCTAGAATCACACTCTGCAAAGTGTAGAACTGTCTACATTTGCACGGAGGAATCAACCTTGGTAGGGGTTGACACGACGGCAGACCTTCCTACTCCCGGTGTCGGGGAACCAAGCGGGTCATTCCAGGGCCAAGGACACTGCATGCCCGGCCAAGTCTCCCCGAGACCCAGCTGCGCCAGTACCCTAAAGACGCAACCGACCAcgaagagaattgatttagggAGTGTTTCACAGCAAGGAGCCCGGGAAGAGTCCGGGAGGACCCAAGGCCATTTTAGGCGAGGCGTCGGGGCGCCCCTCGGGGAGGGCGCTCAGCACCCCGTAAGTCTCAGGTTCCTCTCTCTGCCTCGGCTGGATGGTTAGGTTTGGAGCCCCTCACTGACCTGCGGATCAGGACGTGCGACCACCTGGCGTGGGCTTCCGCGATTGCAGTGGGGCGGCGCCCCAGTCTCTGCAATGCTTGCGGGCAAAGCAGTCCCAGGGAATGCGGGGCGCAGGGGCGCGGCGCGCGACCAGAGCGCACGGGCAGTGGGCGCAGTCGAGTGGGCCCTGGGCTGCTGGCTCTGCCGGGTCCGTGAGCCGTCCCTCCGCCCCTCTTTGGCCACGCAACCAATGGCTGCGAGAGGGCCCACTCCCCGCCGCCCCCCAGACGCTGGCGTTAGGACAGCACCCCGCTCTGGCGAGGGAGGAGTTTGCGCCGTGGTTGGAAAACCCGGAGGGCGAGGAGGCGTTTGCGCAGGGAGCCCCAtctggagaaggcaggtgtggtgcgGTGAACTTTTGTGTGGGTATATGGGATGGGGAAGCAGTTTCTTTGGAACTCGGGGGCCCATCTCTGCAGACGACAGCATCCACTTATTGCCAAGTTTCTTCTCCTCTGACTTCTTTTGTGACTCCCGCGCAGCCTCTCACCCCCAAACCACGATCCACCTAGGTACATCGTCGCAAGCAAGGCTCTGACTGAGCCGCGTTGGGGCATCGCCTCATCCTATGACAAACTGCACCTCAGATCTCCCTCATCAGCGCTTCTCTTCCCCACCCTTTGAATCCTCTGCCAAATCTCCAAATGAATGAACAGGATTGCAGTTTCTATGATGCCAGTCATGAGAGTCCCTATGGCTAACTCTCACAGAGAGTCTGTCATATACCATAAAGGAACTCTGGAAAAGGAGCCTTTAACTGGCGCATCTCACGTGGTTACCATTCAGTTTTATGGCCTTCGCCTTAAGAGTCTATGTAGCTTTTACTATCTGAGGTCTCCCACAGTCTACAGTCAATGATCCTGTTGGTTCTGGGACCTATGTGACCTGTGAAGGTCTAAGCCCCTGGAAAGTGTTGGTGTGGCTAACATTTTCCTTGAGCCTCTAAGTCTACATGTCTCTGTTGTCTTCAACCTGAGTGAGACCTGTCTACTGGCAGCCAGGAAAGCAAATCAATACAGCACTGGGTTTGCTGTCCATTTTTCAATGACCATTTACACGGCACATATATTGCCATTCACCAGGGTCCAGCTCCTGAATCGTACTACTTGTGTCCATGTTCAGTGGTTTTCCAGATAGAGACCAGCAAGGGCCTCTGGCTTAATTCTGAGACAAATTGGTAAGTAAAGGCTGTGTCTCTCCAGGGTATTTGTGGCTTGTTTGAATCttttctgcttggatttttctgtGCCTGATCTAAAATGCAGTAGGGTAGATTGAGCTGTATTGTCAGGAGGGCAGATGCAAAGAACTGCTTCTCTCCCTAAACCCTTGCATTTCCATTCCAAGCCTCACCTGTGCAGCTACCATAGGTTTTATTATATCCATCTACTTCCTCTTGTCTTGGGTACTTTTATTTAGCTACATCCTAAGCCATAATATATGCAAAATCTTTGGTTTGTTAGACAATAGCTGCATTTCAATAAAACCTAAATCTCTATGCCACCTAAAATTATATCAGTTATCACTGTTCATTTTCACACTTGGAAAGGCTGGGGAGTATGAGAGGACagtttgttccattggtcttcaagACAGAGGTCCTTAAGTTTCTTTGTGCTCAGGATTCCTAGTCCCAGCTCCAATGTTTGGTTCATTCACACTCCACATGATGCAAATGCAGTTTGTCCTTTGAGAAGCCCTGCAGATATCTTGCAAGCTGCAGAGAGTGGAGAGGACTATTCATTGTCTGGCAGGAGTTTTATTCAAACTGACATAAGATCCCTTCAATTTCAAGAATTAGATACTCAGCACTTGTATCTAATTCTTGTTTATCATTATTTCCATGGGTTCAGATACATTAATAATATCATCCCCTGTTTGAACTGATATAAAACCCCCTCGTTGCCCTCGAAGAACAGCGAGGAACTGAAGCAGTTGGCTTGATATGGGAAGCAAGCTTCTGCTCTATTTTTCAGTCTCATAGACAAATATTTAGGAAATTTTAATTGTCAAATTTCCTTTCATAGGATGTCTTCAAAGGCAAGTGGAGCACCACTCAAAGGCCCAAGGGTTTATAGGCATAGTTTGGAAACTTAGTTTCTAGTGAGCATAGACATTACCTCACCACTTCCATTCATTCTTACTCAGGGAGAAATGCGCTGTTGAAAAGTGTAGAATTTGAATCATAAATCCTGATGCTACTACTTAACATTTATGTGACTTAAGCCAATCATATAACCATGGGAGTCTCATTTTCCTTGTCTATAATGTGAAATAATAGTGTTCTCTTTATTAAAGGAATGTTAAACACACATCCATGtgctcacacacactctcacGCACACATACTTCCTAGCAATTGTTTGGCAGGTAGtacatacttaaaaatattagcttccttttttcttccttgcaGCCATCAAAGCAACATTCCAAATAACTGCCCATTCACTAATTTTCTTCTAGGTTATCAGGAGGCTTAAATGTTCTATTGCTAAACAAGGCATGGtgatccacacctgtaatcccagcacttgggaagtgaaggtgggaggattatgagttccatgtagccagcctgggctacataacaagaccctatctcaaaaagccaaaccaaaccaaacaaaatggtCTGTTGCGAATACTCCTTGGACTAactcttctctccccttcctttatcccttatctcttcctcccttttgaTGTTCCCTCTCTAATCTCTAACTTCTTTGTCATGTCTCCACCCCTCTGCTCTCAAGCAATTCTCTTATTCCATCAGCCACAATTTCAGAAATCTGTGCTCTGTAAAGGAACACTGACAAAATAATTCTATGATGAGCAAAgttttttccactttcttttctctttcatgacATATTATAAgtctgtctttgttgtttaaattatGATTCTCCCAAAAGCATGAAGAAATTTATGTTATCTAATCCTACCAAAAAATTCCTAGGCTGCAAGTCCTTTTAGAGACACTTTTGGAGCATCCACTATATGCCAGGCAGTGTCTTAGGCACTGGagatatgcaaataaataagacaaatttCCTGCCATAAGATGCTAACAACCCAACCACGAAGACAAGACATACACTGTGCCGTATGTGCCATTAAGTGAATTAAGTACATGGAAGAAATCTAGGTACTTTTTTTGGTTATGATGCTGTCTCACATTGGCCAATCAAGATGCCCACTGCCTAAGTCTCCTTTAAGTGAACAGTCACATTTTGCTCCCATGAGCAGAGCTTGTTAGCTCAGAATGGGCTTGTTATAGAAAGATAGTCAACCTTGAATCAGGCAATTGACACCTCCATTTTTTCTTAGCTTTCCATCATCTAGCCCTCTTACTATATTCCCCATTGTGATACTCAGTGGCAGGTAGAACCCATTTCCCACTAAAGCCCAAAAGGCCTTTGTATTCTTTCCCAACTTCCTTGCCACCCCCACCCTGTATTATAGCTAGAATGAGAGCATGTGACCTAGGTTTGGCCAATCAAATTTACCTTTCTTGTCCCTGGAGTTGGGAGGTGGTGATTCAAGGGAGCTGCCATGGAGAGTTCACTACTTTCTGGCAGTATTTGCAATATTGTCCAATTTCTATACCAGCAGGGGCAAGGGACAAGTAGGGACATTTGGTCTCAGTGACCAGGTGTCAGTTACAAGCCACAGCTCCTCTGTCCTGTGAGGGCAACGGAGTCCTCTCTCAGCCAATTTGGTGGGATGACTTGGCTGTGATTCTGGCTGCTCTGCTTCCTTTGTTTCTATTCATTTTCTGAGCATCTCtctgatcatttaaaaaatcagccaGATTGATTTCTATTGTTGGCAACTAAGAATACTTTGGCTGAAGTCTGGAAAAGGCTCTGCCTCAACAAGAAGAAGGCTGATTAACTGATTCACTGATCCAAGAAACTGATCCTTGTAGGACATTCAAAGTAGAAATATTATAGTGGGTCAGTTAGAATCCAGAACAGAGGCTAAACACACACCTACCAGAGACTAAGACAGTGGGGGCTATTGTGTAGGTTGAAATTATGAGTAAGCAGAAGTTATCAATAAGCAAAAGTTGTGAGTTAGCAAAAATTGAAGTATAttcagaggagagagagggggcagtgGTTGACTGATAGAAACATGCAAGTAGAAATCAAGAAGATGTGATGGAAATGAATGGATTCATGCTTTTGGGGACTTcaagcaaaactgctcaccagCTTTACCTTGAAGCCTGAAGTATATTCCAGTTTTCAAACTATGTTTGTATTTCCATGAAATTGAATACCCCTGGCTATTCTCCCTTGAAATTTCAGCTACTCATATGTAGATATGTGTCCTCCATAACTACCCTATTATTGGAGCTCTATCCTATATGATAGGATGAGACTATCCTATATGACCAAAAGGTCCCAAAGATTACAGTGATGATATGACTAGAACCCTGTAAATGGCTGTCAAATGGTGTCACTCAAAAGTTGCTGATCTGCCTCTCCCAAGACGTTATTTCTCTAGAAATTCCCAGCAGAGCCCCTCCTCTGAGCTGAAAAATCAATGCTTTCTAAGAGGCCCCtgttaaaagtacattttatttccCAGAGGGAAAGAAGAACCAGAAGTGTTTCTCTTTGCACTAGATATTGCCACCTGAGCAGATCAAATGAGCTGATccttaaatttgaattttcagaGGTCTGACACTTAGGGAATAAGCTAGTTAGAGAGCAGGAAAAGTCGGCACAAGGCAGGGGAGGGTGGAGAGTAGATAGAATAGAATGTATCTGGGACATTCCAAGGGAATGCCTTATGGAATATTCCCACAAGAGGATGTCCTGGTGGTCAGTCCAGTATGAAGAATGCCAAGATGGTGCTTATGCCAACATGGTGGACACCATTGCAAAGTGTTCTCACTTCTCAACCTGCATGAAGCCAAATCTAGAGTATGGGCTTCCATAATATTCTTTACCCTCTAGATTTTGTAGGAGATAGAACAGGACTAAAAGTGAGCAGAGACAGATGAGCCTTTTGAGAGTCTGCTCAGAATTATCCATCAATAGCTATGGCTTGGAGTTACTTCATGAATCTCTGAGCTTCGTTTTTATCTCCCACAACAGTGCCCTCTCATGGCTCGCGAAAAGGAAAATATCTATATGTCTCAACCAGTCAGATTGTGTGAATGGTACACAATCCAAaccaaaaaaatgtgatttttgttaATGAGACTTGAAACAGGCAGGAGCTGCTGTGTTTGAAGGGAGAGAAGACAGCACATCGAGGTTTCTTTAATGAAAGAAGTCTGACATTAACCTtcaagagtttta from Castor canadensis chromosome 10, mCasCan1.hap1v2, whole genome shotgun sequence encodes:
- the Sertm1 gene encoding serine-rich and transmembrane domain-containing protein 1 isoform X2, with amino-acid sequence MGLPAQTPPRPPGFPTTAQTPPSPERGAVLTPASGGRRGVGPLAAIGCVAKEGRRDGSRTRQSQQPRAHSTAPTARALWSRAAPLRPAFPGTALPASIAETGAPPHCNRGSPRQVVARPDPQGSPREL
- the Sertm1 gene encoding serine-rich and transmembrane domain-containing protein 1 isoform X1; this translates as MGLPAQTPPRPPGFPTTAQTPPSPERGAVLTPASGGRRGVGPLAAIGCVAKEGRRDGSRTRQSQQPRAHSTAPTARALWSRAAPLRPAFPGTALPASIAETGAPPHCNRGSPRQVVARPDPQGYLSFLQGLAT